Proteins co-encoded in one Prunus persica cultivar Lovell chromosome G6, Prunus_persica_NCBIv2, whole genome shotgun sequence genomic window:
- the LOC18774668 gene encoding aminoacyl tRNA synthase complex-interacting multifunctional protein 1 — MATNLFKCSTGIGVRLLFPFAHSELPLNFHQINSAINGNYHHLGLRNKKPKLPSARSLLWHSSSSFCTAASATDASATGASGAVSDASIDEAVPPVSDVEDQKQRIKDAADVLDIRVGRVLKAWRHEEADSLYVEEVDIGEPEPRTICSGLVKYVPLDHLQDRNVVVLANLKPRNMRGVKSSGMLLAASDASHENVELLVPPEGSLPGQRVWFGSEDDHQNQPPPATANQIQKKKIWELVQPHLKTDDSCIAILGGHVMQTSAGVVISSSLKNANIS; from the exons ATGGCAACGAACCTTTTCAAATGCAGTACTGGCATCGGCGTCCGCCTGCTATTCCCCTTTGCCCATTCTGAGCTTCCTCTTAATTTCCATCAAATTAATTCTGCCATTAATGGTAATTATCATCATCTTGGTCTTCGcaacaaaaaacccaaactaCCTTCTGCAAGAAGTCTGCTCTGGcactcatcttcttccttttgcaCCGCCGCCTCGGCCACCGATGCTTCTGCCACCGGTGCTTCTGGGGCAGTGAGCGATGCTTCTATTGATGAGGCAGTGCCGCCGGTGAGCGACGTCGAGGACCAAAAACAGAGGATAAAGGATGCAGCCGACGTGCTCGACATAAGGGTTGGCCGAGTTCTTAAGGCATGGAGGCATGAGGAGGCTGATTCTCTTTATGTCGAAGAGGTCGACATCGGCGAGCCTGAACCCAGAACAATCTGCAGTGGCCTTGTGAAATATGTTCCTCTTGATCACCTTCAG GATAGAAATGTAGTTGTGCTTGCTAATCTGAAGCCCAGGAACATGCGTGGTGTTAAGTCTAGTGGAATGCTTTTGGCAGCTTCTGATGCTTCCCATGAGAATGTTGAGCTTCTTGTGCCTCCCGAGGGTTCACTCCCTGGCCAAAGAGTATGGTTTGGATCTGAAGATGATCATCAAAATCAGCCTCCTCCTGCCACAGCTAACCAG attcaaaagaaaaagatatggGAATTGGTGCAACCTCATCTGAAGACTGATGATTCTTGTATTGCTATACTTGGGGGGCATGTAATGCAGACATCTGCAGGCGTGGTAATCTCAAGTTCTCTGAAAAACGCAAATATCTCCTAA
- the LOC18774517 gene encoding cytochrome P450 94C1, with translation MAALDSIGSAFCLFFFSFTALFSLFSVLVFIIRLRPWCNCHVCRSFLTSSWSKDFDNLCDWYTHLLRKSPTGTIHLHVLGNIITADPENVEHILKTKFHNYPKGKPFTTILGDLLGRGIFNVDGNAWLFQRKMASLELGSVSVRSYALEIVSSEIQSRLIPLLASLAEDRNSAVDLQDLFRRFSFDNICKFSFGLDPGCLQLSLPISDFAVAFDTASKLSAERAMTSSPIVWKIKRFFNIGSERQLRDAVKMVDSLAKSMIEQRREMGNFSTQKDLLSRFMANIDDDKYLRDIVVSFLLAGRDTIASGLTSLFYLLSQHPEVKRAILEELDRVMGRSGSESRSWAASFEQMREMHYLHAVIYETMRLYPPIQFDSKYCQEDDVLPDGTFVPSGTRVTYHQYAMGRMERVWGSDCLEFKPERWLKNGLFTPECPFKYPVFQGGERVCLGKELALLEMKSVAVALVRRFDIQVSEPDRTPRFAPGLTATVRGGLPVRIQERKG, from the coding sequence ATGGCTGCTTTGGACTCCATTGGCAGTGCCTtctgcctcttcttcttctccttcaccgctctgttttctctcttctccgtACTTGTCTTCATCATCCGGCTCCGGCCATGGTGCAACTGCCACGTGTGCCGGAGCTTCCTCACCTCCAGCTGGTCCAAGGACTTCGACAACCTCTGCGATTGGTACACGCATCTCCTCAGAAAATCGCCCACCGGAACCATCCACCTCCACGTCCTCGGCAACATCATCACCGCCGACCCCGAGAACGTGGAGCACATCCTCAAAACCAAGTTTCACAACTACCCCAAAGGCAAGCCATTCACCACAATCCTCGGCGATCTTCTGGGCCGCGGCATCTTCAACGTCGACGGCAACGCGTGGTTGTTCCAGCGCAAAATGGCAAGCCTGGAGCTCGGCAGCGTCTCCGTCCGCTCCTACGCGCTCGAGATCGTGAGCTCCGAAATCCAATCAAGGCTAATTCCGCTGCTGGCCTCATTAGCCGAAGACCGAAACAGCGCCGTTGACTTGCAGGACCTCTTTCGGCGGTTTTCGTTCGACAATATTTGTAAATTCTCATTCGGGCTGGACCCGGGCTGTCTCCAGCTGTCGCTGCCCATTTCGGACTTCGCCGTGGCATTCGACACCGCGTCGAAGCTCTCCGCGGAGCGGGCGATGACGTCATCACCGATCGTGTGGAAGATCAAGAGATTCTTCAACATTGGCTCGGAGAGGCAGCTGAGGGACGCCGTCAAGATGGTGGACAGCTTAGCCAAGAGCATGATTGAGCAGCGCCGGGAAATGGGTAATTTTTCAACACAAAAGGATCTTCTCTCTCGGTTTATGGCCAACATTGACGACGATAAGTATCTCCGGGACATTGTCGTGAGCTTTCTGTTGGCGGGTCGGGACACCATCGCTTCCGGGTTGACcagtttgttttatttgctCTCTCAGCACCCGGAAGTCAAACGGGCCATTCTAGAGGAATTGGATCGGGTCATGGGTCGGAGTGGATCCGAATCTAGATCTTGGGCTGCGAGTTTTGAACAAATGAGGGAAATGCACTACTTGCATGCGGTGATTTATGAGACCATGAGACTGTACCCGCCAATACAATTCGACTCCAAGTATTGCCAAGAGGATGATGTGTTGCCAGATGGTACTTTTGTACCAAGTGGGACCAGAGTTACGTACCATCAGTACGCCATGGGCAGGATGGAGCGGGTTTGGGGTTCTGATTGTCTCGAATTCAAGCCCGAGAGGTGGCTGAAGAATGGACTTTTCACGCCCGAGTGCCCCTTTAAGTACCCGGTTTTCCAAGGCGGGGAGAGGGTTTGCTTGGGCAAGGAATTGGCGCTCTTGGAAATGAAAAGTGTCGCGGTGGCGCTTGTTCGGAGGTTTGATATTCAGGTTTCCGAACCTGATCGCACACCGCGGTTCGCCCCTGGCCTCACCGCCACCGTGAGGGGTGGCCTGCCGGTTCGAATTCAGGAAAGAAAAGGCTGA
- the LOC109949937 gene encoding pentatricopeptide repeat-containing protein At5g08305 → MLNLSFPSCKNANIIQKLVTLHEKFKSMFELKQIHALLLTCGLSQEQSLTSKILSFSALSDLGNIDYSYRVLSQLPNPTIFDWNTVIRGYSKSKNPNRSISVFVKMLRDGVSPDYLTYPFLAKASARLLKRELGVAVHAHIAKNGFEFDRFISNSLIHMYAACGDITYACKVFDGILVKNSVSWNSMLDGYAKCGDVISAREVFDLMPKRDVVSWSSLIDGYVKVGDYREALVVFERMRVAGPKANEVTMVSVLCACTHLGALEQGKVMHRYMVDNKLPLTLVLQTSLVDMYAKCGAIEDALGVFRGGSLHRSDVLMWNAMIGGLAIHGLVQQALEIFAEMQIIGIVPDEITYLCLLSACAHGGLVKEAWHLFECLGKHGMKPKCEHYACMVDVLARGGQVTEAYQFICQMPREPTASMLGALLSGCVNHGKLDLAENVGRKLIEIEPGHDGRYVGLSNVYALSKRWDDARSLREAMERRGVKKSPGFSIVEIFGTLHKFIAHDKSYPESEEIYMTLSYIVNEIKFDMDYRNQDYFLCTMENF, encoded by the coding sequence ATGCTGAATTTATCATTTCCAAGCTGCAAAAAtgctaatatcattcaaaagCTAGTCACCCTTcatgaaaaattcaaatcaatgTTTGAGCTCAAGCAAATACATGCTCTGCTCCTCACTTGTGGCCTCTCCCAAGAACAGTCTTTGACATCCAAAATCCTTTCTTTCTCGGCGCTGTCTGATTTGGGTAACATCGACTACTCATATCGGGTTTTGTCACAACTCCCCAACCCAACAATTTTTGACTGGAACACCGTTATTAGAGGTTACTCCAAGAGCAAAAACCCAAACCGTTCCATATCTGTCTTTGTCAAAATGTTGCGTGATGGGGTCTCACCAGACTACTTAACGTACCCTTTTCTTGCAAAGGCATCAGCCCGCTTATTGAAGCGAGAACTTGGTGTGGCTGTGCATGCCCACATTGCCAAAAATGGTTTTGAGTTCGATAGGTTCATAAGTAATTCTTTGATTCATATGTATGCTGCCTGTGGGGATATCACATATGCATGTAAGGTGTTCGATGGAATTCTTGTGAAAAACTCGGTTTCTTGGAATTCCATGTTGGATGGGTATGCAAAGTGTGGAGATGTGATTTCAGCACGAGAAGTGTTTGATTTGATGCCAAAGCGTGATGTTGTGTCATGGAGTTCTTTGATTGATGGGTATGTTAAGGTTGGGGACTATAGGGAGGCCTTGGTAGTATTTGAGAGAATGCGGGTTGCGGGGCCTAAAGCAAATGAGGTGACTATGGTGAGTGTTTTATGTGCATGTACACACTTAGGCGCTCTTGAGCAAGGGAAGGTCATGCATCGCTATATGGTTGATAATAAGTTGCCGTTAACTTTGGTGTTGCAAACATCACTTGTGGACATGTATGCAAAATGTGGGGCGATAGAGGATGCTTTAGGTGTGTTTCGTGGGGGTTCGCTGCACCGATCTGATGTGTTGATGTGGAATGCAATGATTGGAGGACTTGCAATACATGGATTAGTTCAACAGGCACTTGAAATTTTTGCGGAAATGCAAATAATTGGGATTGTCCCAGATGAGATAACGTACTTGTGCTTGTTGAGTGCTTGTGCCCATGGGGGATTAGTAAAGGAAGCATGGCATCTCTTTGAATGTCTTGGTAAACATGGTATGAAACCCAAGTGCGAGCACTATGCTTGCATGGTGGATGTTTTAGCACGTGGAGGCCAGGTAACAGAGGCATACCAATTTATATGTCAAATGCCCAGGGAGCCAACAGCTTCAATGCTAGGTGCTTTACTTAGTGGGTGTGTGAACCATGGAAAATTAGATCTTGCAGAAAATGTTGGAAGGAAGCTTATAGAGATAGAGCCAGGTCATGATGGTAGATATGTTGGTTTGTCAAATGTTTATGCTCTTTCCAAACGCTGGGATGATGCGAGAAGCCTGAGAGAAGCCATGGAAAGGAGAGGGGTGAAGAAGTCCCCTGGGTTTAGTATAGTGGAGATATTTGGAACCCTTCACAAATTTATAGCTCACGATAAATCATATCCTGAATCGGAAGAAATTTATATGACACTAAGTTATATTGTGAATGAAATTAAGTTTGATATGGATTATAGAAATCAAGATTATTTTTTGTGTACAATGGAAAATTTCTAG